In Rattus norvegicus strain BN/NHsdMcwi chromosome 3, GRCr8, whole genome shotgun sequence, a genomic segment contains:
- the Nutm1 gene encoding NUT family member 1, with amino-acid sequence MASDGSSPLPGPDMAMKPGTGLSPFSTLPFAPPPPIPPDQSLWEPSPQPPIPPVFSPGNPLLLSAFPSPLLVTGEGGPGPSVAGTGQVIVKVKTDVGPAESSQTQNLIVTQTALNWIHSGAPCGSQEGPPPRYVTASNVKTILPAVAVGVSQEGPAGLPLQVLPPAAQLAPIVPLEKPWPGTQATTMEGGPVAVRKPSQGDLAYASKGVYENYRRWQRYKVLARTHLSQSPDAEALSCFLIPVLRSLARLKPTMTLEEGLPRALQEWERTSNFDRMIFYEMAEKFMEFEAEEETQIQNAQLMNGSPGLSPIAPLKLDPPGPMVPESCQQPVYIPKKAASKTRAPRRRQRKPQRPPVPEAPKEIPPEAVQEYIDIMDGLMGNNVDTGKTEEEEGQQEDAGMYPDPSLLSYIDELCSQEVFVSKVEAVIHPQFLADLLSPEEQRDPLALIEELEQEEGLTLAQLVQKRLLALEEEDAQAPPSCSGAQSDSSPSVSDEDEDGGQRRRPSPGLQGAAGIVRIGKSASPGKQAREMHGGQEQTLGGPRGVHKDGNSLPSPSSWDLQLEHTASQGMQVPLGMERKGSGKAIKQLPATQDGHPGGTGSSGHYPVADRNPEVIPFCWQEDLQHVRASNLDVGHIEPVPLQGLGLEKQALVLQIGQQIGGAGMLTKGREQPSVVPQKGSSRAMWGDDRGPDVVQSYGQNHSPGAAGNLDVVSLTPGLWLSSDMEAVGLEFPLQIENVTESIRDEAFKREDQAPGSRNSASPGTRKNKVPKDVGKSMIPCGGTDKTTVPEMRKSCSLPGPLMASGPGLRSKEKQERSPEATQNPSDLWAEACSPLLQTPDPSTLGSSKDTLVPTCQGTLLIVGTQDASSFPEASQKADSRGNLLFPLLENIEQVKLLDVRNDSGPQPGVCKDSCSSNFNSFNPQGECREDTVSSKPTDLVPLQGNRESYTHETTKSTSGQGQGRTSPRWGTREALVLREIPVRETCTSADTAKGSETEKEEDEELSNFSYLLASKLNLSSGGLPLSTRHAPRGQGIVRTSRHSAEVDDLGQPSPPPKSGKQALVGSPAPVVERPGQGAQLNSGQKPLALGVAQLPQPRNKRRRDGFVTSKRKKRRRSQ; translated from the exons ATGGCATCAGATGGAT CCTCTCCATTACCAGGACCAGATATGGCCATGAAACCTGGTACTGGCCTGTCCCCTTTCAGTACACTTCCCTTTGCCCCACCTCCTCCCATTCCACCAGACCAATCCCTCTGGGAGCCATCACCACAGCCCCCTATACCGCCTGTCTTCTCTCCAGGCAATCCTCTGCTCCTTTCTGCTTTCCCCAGCCCATTGTTGGTGACAGGAGAAGGAGGCCCTGGCCCCAGTGTGGCTGGAACTGGCCAGGTCATTGTCAAAGTCAAGACAGATGTGGGGCCAGCTGAGTCCTCTCAAACTCAGAACCTTATAGTTACTCAGACGGCCCTAAACTGGATTCACTCAGGTGCTCCCTGTGGGAGCCAGGAGGGGCCTCCTCCTCGATATGTGACAGCCTCTAATGTGAAGACCATCCTGCCTGCCGTGGCTGTTGGAGTGAGCCAGGAGGGCCCTGCAGGACTTCCCCTGCAGGTACTACCACCAGCTGCCCAGCTGGCTCCCATTGTGCCCCTGGAAAAGCCCTGgccaggaacacaagcaacaaccATGGAAGGAGGTCCTGTGGCTGTTCGGAAGCCCTCTCAAGGTGATCTTGCCTATGCTTCCAAGGGCGTTTATGAGAACTATCGTCGCTGGCAGCGCTACAAAGTCTTGGCCCGGACTCACCTATCCCAGAGTCCTGATGCAGAagctctttcctgctttcttat CCCAGTGCTTCGTTCCCTGGCCCGGCTGAAGCCTACTATGACCTTGGAGGAGGGACTGCCGAGGGCTCTGCAGGAATGGGAGCGTACCAGCAACTTTGACCGGATGATCTTTTATGAGATGGCAGAGAA GTTCATGGAGTTTGAGGCTGAGGAGGAAACACAGATACAGAATGCACAGTTGATGAATGGCTCCCCGGGTCTGTCCCCTATAGCTCCTTTGAAACTTGATCCTCCAGGGCCCATGGTCCCTGAGTCTTGCCAGCAGCCAG TGTACATTCCAAAGAAGGCAGCCTCTAAGACACGGGCTCCCCGTCGGCGGCAACGCAAACCCCAAAGGCCTCCAGTTCCTGAGGCACCCAAAGAGATCCCACCTGAAGCCGTGCAAGAATATATTGACATCATGGACGGGTTGATGGGGAACAATGTGGAcactgggaagacagaggaggaagaggggcagCAGGAAGATGCAGGGATGTATCCCGATCCAAGTCTTCTGAGCTACATTGATGAACTATGTTCTCAGGAGGTCTTTGTCTCCAAG GTGGAGGCGGTCATTCACCCTCAATTTCTGGCAGATCTGCTGTCCCCAGAAGAGCAGAGAGATCCTTTGGCTTTAATTGAGGAGCTAGAGCAAGAAGAAGGACTTACTCTTGCCCAG CTGGTCCAAAAACGACTCCTGGCCCTGGAGGAGGAAGACGCACAGGCGCCTCCGAGTTGCAGCGGAGCTCAGTCAGACTCGAGTCCTTCTGTTTCTGATGAGGATGAAGATGGGGGTCAAAGGCGTCGACCCTCGCCTGGGCTTCAGGGGGCTGCGGGTATTGTTCGCATTGGAAAATCTGCTTCTCCAGGCAAGCAGGCAAGGGAAATGCATGGTGGGCAGGAACAAACACTAGGTGGTCCAAGGGGGGTTCACAAGGATGGAAATAGTCTGCCATCCCCTAGCAGCTGGGACCTGCAGCTAGAGCACACAGCTTCCCAGGGAATGCAAGTACCCTTGGGTATGGAGAGAAAAGGCTCTGGGAAGGCTATAAAACAGCTACCTGCAACTCAGGATGGCCACCCAGGAGGTACAGGGTCATCTGGGCACTACCCAGTAGCAGACAGGAATCCAGAGGTTATACCTTTTTGTTGGCAAGAGGATCTCCAACACGTGAGAGCCTCCAATTTGGATGTTGGACATATAGAGCCAGTTCCTCTGCAGGGACTTGGGTTAGAAAAACAGGCTTTGGTGTTGCAGATAGGACAGCAGATTGGGGGAGCTGGGATGCTTACTAAAGGAAGAGAACAACCTTCAGTGGTTCCCCAGAAGGGCTCTTCAAGAGCCATGTGGGGAGATGACAGAGGTCCTGATGTGGTTCAGAGTTACGGTCAGAACCATTCCCCTGGAGCAGCTGGCAACCTAGACGTGGTTTCTCTCACCCCAGGACTGTGGCTGAGCAGTGACATGGAGGCTGTAGGCTTAGAGTTTCCCTTACAAATCGAAAATGTTACAGAAAGCATCCGGGATGAAGCATTTAAAAGGGAGGACCAGGCCCCAGGTTCTAGAAACAGTGCCTCTCCAGGTACTAGGAAAAACAAAGTGCCCAAGGATGTGGGAAAGAGCATGATTCCCTGTGGAGGCACAGATAAAACAACTGTCCCAGAAATGAGAAAGTCCTGCAGCTTGCCGGGACCTTTGATGGCCAGTGGTCCAGGTTTGAGGTCCAAAGAAAAGCAAGAGCGGAGCCCTGAAGCCACACAGAATCCCAGTGACCTGTGGGCTGAGGCTTGCTCCCCACTGCTGCAAACACCTGACCCTTCCACACTGGGGTCCTCCAAAGACACCCTGGTACCCACGTGCCAAGGCACTCTTCTCATTGTTGGGACCCAGGATGCCTCCTCTTTCCCCGAGGCTAGCCAAAAGGCAGACAGCAGGGGTAATCTACTTTTTCCTCTGTTGGAAAACATAGAACAGGTCAAATTACTAGATGTTAGAAATGACAGTGGCCCCCAACCAGGGGTCTGCAAGGACTCCTGCTCatcaaattttaattcttttaaccCCCAAGGAGAGTGCagggaagacactgtttcctccAAACCCACTGACCTTGTTCCTTTACAAGGCAACCGGGAGTCTTATACACATGAGACAACCAAATCGACATCTGGCCAGGGCCAGGGCAGAACTTCCCCAAGGTGGGGAACCAGGGAGGCTTTGGTTCTGAGAGAAATCCCTGTTAGAGAAACATGCACCTCAGCCGATACAGCCAAAGGAagtgagacagagaaggaggaagatgaagaactcTCCAACTTCTCCTACCTTTTGGCTTCAAAACTTAACCTCTCTTCAGGAGGGCTTCCCCTTAGTACTCGTCATGCCCCTAGAGGTCAGGGAATCGTGAGAACATCCCGCCATTCTGCTGAAGTAGATGACCTCGGCCAGCCTTCACCCCCTCCCAAGTCTGGGAAGCAAGCTCTAGTTGGGAGTCCAGCTCCTGTTGTAGAGAGACCAGGGCAAGGAGCTCAGCTTAATTCTGGGCAGAAACCCCTTGCTCTGGGAGTGGCACAGCTCCCACAGCCTCGTAATAAAAGGCGGCGTGACGGTTTTGTCACCAGCAAAAGGAAGAAACGACGTCGTAGCCAGTAG